In Nocardioides nitrophenolicus, the genomic window GACCGGCCACAGCGACGCCTCCCCGCCGCCCCCGGCCGCGAGGTTGGAGTAGAGCTCCCCGTTCTCGTCGCGACAGACCAGCGGCACCGCCTCGAGCGGGCCGTCGAACCGCTTGCCGTGCCAGCGCACCTTCTCCAGCACCGCGCTGGCGACGTGGCCGGTGGCGAAGTCGCCGCCGCGCCAGGCGCCGAGCATCTCGGCCACCTCCACGGTCGCGAGATCGGCCCACAGGGCGTCGAGGTCGGCGGGGTCCGCGTGCTCCGCGGCCCGCAGGTCGTCGAAGCGGGATCTGATGTCCGTCACGCGAGCAATCTAGAACAGGTTTCAGGTGGCCGCGAGGGGGTGGGGCTGGGCTCGTCTTGCTCGCGGGTCGGAAGACTCTCGGGTCGGCGCGCTGCGCGAGGGACTCACGGTGTTGGTTTGGCTCGCTCCGCTCGCATGTCGCGCCGCCTTTTGGCGCCGTTTCTTCCTCCCCCGCGCGCTCCCTCGTTCCTCGGTCGCACGCTCCTCCGTGCAGAAACGGCGGGCGGCGCGACGGAAAACCCCCGCGTGGCTGGCGTGATGCCGGGTCGGCGCGCTACGCGAGGGACTCACGGTGCTTGTTTGGCGCTCGCTGCGCTCGCGCATGTCGGAAACCCCCTTCGGGGCTGGTGCGCTGCGGGGGTCTGCTCAGCTCGACCAGGTGCGCGCGACCCGGGCGGCGAGGTCGGCCAACGCGCCCGCGGGGTCGGCGAAGGCGCGCTCCTCGCCGACCGCGTCGACGAGCGAGTACGCCGCGTCCATGCCGAGCGCGCGCATCTCCCGCGAGCCGACCAGGACCTGGCCGGCCAGCGCCACGCAGGGACGCAGGGCGTCCGCGGCCACCGCGGCCACGCCGGCCGGGACCTTGCCGGCACGGCTGCTGAAGTCGAAGGCGCCCTCGCCGGTGATCACCAGGTCGGCCTGGCGCGCCTGGCGGGCCAGGCCGACCGCCTCGGCGACCAGCTCGATGCCGGAGACCCGGGTGCCGCCGAGCAGCATCAGGGCGAAGCCGAGGCCGCCGGCGGCGCCCGCGCCGGGCTCGAGGGCGACCCGGCGGTCGGTCGCGGCCGCGAACCGCTCCAGGAAGCCGTCGAGCAGCACCTGGGTCTCCTCGTCGAGCCCCTTCTGCGGGCCGAAGGTCTTGCTCGCGCCGAACAGCCCGGTCAGCGGGTTGTCGACGTCGGTCGCCGCGATGATCTCCACGCCGTCGACCAGGCCGCGCGGGATGCTCAGGTCGACCCGGCTGACGCCGTCGAGGAAGATCCCGCCGACGTCGAGCGCCACGTCGGCGTCCGCGCCGAGCGCGGCCAGCAGGCCGGCGCCGCCGTCGTTGGTGCCCGAGCCGCCGAGGCCGACCACGATCCGGCGTGCCCCGGCGTTGACCGCCTCCAGGAGCAGCCGGCCGACGCCGACCGTCGTACCGAACTCACCGAGCCTGCCCCCGGTCAGGTGCACCCCGCAGACCTGGGCGCTCTCGATGTAGACCGTCTCGCCGACCGCGAGGATCGTGGCCGGCACCTCGTGGCCCTGCGGCGCCTCCCCCACCACGGCCAGCAGCTCGCCGCCGAGGGTCGCGTGCAGGACGTCGACGAAGCCCGGC contains:
- a CDS encoding DUF4334 domain-containing protein; its protein translation is MTDIRSRFDDLRAAEHADPADLDALWADLATVEVAEMLGAWRGGDFATGHVASAVLEKVRWHGKRFDGPLEAVPLVCRDENGELYSNLAAGGGGEASLWPVGFRGEVTATMVYDKMPVLDHFKKVDADTVMGIMNGKLAGTFGIDDLYYFWLERDA
- a CDS encoding glycerate kinase family protein translates to MRILVAPDKFAGTLTAVEAAEAIAAGWRRQAPDDELALAPMSDGGPGFVDVLHATLGGELLAVVGEAPQGHEVPATILAVGETVYIESAQVCGVHLTGGRLGEFGTTVGVGRLLLEAVNAGARRIVVGLGGSGTNDGGAGLLAALGADADVALDVGGIFLDGVSRVDLSIPRGLVDGVEIIAATDVDNPLTGLFGASKTFGPQKGLDEETQVLLDGFLERFAAATDRRVALEPGAGAAGGLGFALMLLGGTRVSGIELVAEAVGLARQARQADLVITGEGAFDFSSRAGKVPAGVAAVAADALRPCVALAGQVLVGSREMRALGMDAAYSLVDAVGEERAFADPAGALADLAARVARTWSS